A region of the Legionella sp. PATHC035 genome:
TCGATCCAGAGCAGGTTAATTTTGAAGAAGACATTGAATTTGACACCATCAGTCGATTGCTGCATGGCAATAACGGCATCGTTTTGCAGGAAGGTGCGCTTTATTATGTCGATATTAATGCTGAGCAAAAAACAGTACGTATTCAGTTCCTGGAAGAACCAGAAGAACTTGATCCGACCGCACAGACTTTTGAGTACCATCAATCTCTTCGCCTTCAAAAGCAATATAAGCAATTAAAAAAGGCATGTTCTAAAAAATATCAACGTGCCCATGGAGAAGAGCTAGACGCTATTCGCTCTCTAACTGGTCGCGCCTATGCGGAACATCGCAGTGATAATTTTCTGCCTTCCTTAGAGTTTTATTTAGGAATATTGGATAATACGGATACGGTGATGTTTACCTATATGAATGACCAACAAAAAGAAGAGTTGGCATTCAATTTGAAAATCACCCTAATGCTTTTGGCAGCGCAACAAAAGCATGAGATTGACTATCAAAAAACAGAAAATGCAAAAAAATATGGTGAGTACATTAAAAGATGCTCAAAATTCCTGATAGAACTGGATCCTGAGTATCAAAACCGTATTAGAATTCAAAAACATCTCGAAGAACAGCTTAATTCAGCGCAGCCGGTAAAATATTTAGGCATTCCAATTGGCCAATTATTGGCCAAAGATATTATTGATTTAGCCGGTGGTACGGCCAAAGAAATCAGAGATAATATGGGGATCCTAAATGAAGCACGACTCTATTGGGTATGGGGCTCAAGTTTCTTAAAAACCGTGATTAGCCTGGTTCCAGAAGATCTTTATTATCAAAAACAGGCAACCGATGCGATCAGAATGCCTGACCCTTATACAGGAAATCTGAGCTGGATTTTGTATTACGCGCGTTTTGCCCTGAATCTGTTTTTATTACTCAAGCACACCATAAAACATCCATGGATGAGTGACGAAGAGGCAAAAACCCCTTGGCAGGAACGTTTCCTAACGCAATGGTCACAAAGAAAATTTACTTTATTGAATGATTCGATTTGGGGAACCGCCAATTTAGTATGTTTTTTCTGGCTTACTGGAAAAGGTTTATTAGGTACAGCGGGGGATGCGGTTACTCTTGCACTACTAGTTTTTGATATTCTCATCGCATCATGGGATTTGATTGAGCAAAGTACAAAACATAATAAAGCGATGCTGCAATATGAGGAAGATTTAGAACGATTAGATAGACAACTTTACTTGCTGCAGGAGCGAGAAAAACTAGGCCAGCTACAGAATGAAGAGCTAAAAGCAAAGCGTCAAATTGAGATGCAAATCAAAACATTAGAACGGGAAAAGTTAAAATGTGAAAGGGAGTGGCAGCTACAAAAGGTATCCTTAATTGTTAATATCGCCTACGCTGTGGGTTTGATGGCGGCTTTTCTGATCTTAACCATGCCATTCATGCCGATATCAGCTCCAGTTTTAGCTTCAATGGCTATTGCTGGAGCGGTATTGTGCCTTGCATTTACGATTATTAGTAGTGCAATCAGAGGAGGCATTGAAATCTATAAAACCTATAAAAATAGACAAGAGCAACAAGAGGATGCTGCTCAAAAGATTGGGGAGTTAATTAAGTTATTAAAAGAGAGTAAAGATCTCAATCAGGATGGAAAAAAGCTACTTTACCTAGAAATAAAGAAATGCCAAGCAGAAGCCGAATATCAAAAAGAGATGATGGTTTATCAATCTGTAAATTTAGTGCGCAGTATCTTGATACAGTGTATGGTTCCTGCGGTTGTTTTTGCCAGTTTGATGTTTGTGCCTCTGGGCATTGGCATACCTATGCTTGTTATGGCAGCAGCGTTGGCGATCGCATCTCAGTTGTTGGTGGATGCTTTATTTAAGCCAGAAGAAAAAGAATCGTTGAAGTTTAATGACGATGACATAGAAGATAATAAAGAATACACGGAGTTTTGTAACAAACTTCTTGAAGAACCTAAGCCTCAACCAAAACCTGAGCGTTCATTCATTTTCTCCTTGTGGAGTAAAGAATCGCCTGCAAGTGAAAAAATACCCTTATTGGGTAGTGAAGATGGCTCAACAGATACTCCAGCGGGTACTTACTCGCATGATTTTTGTTAGGTTATTGTTGGCTCAATGCTTGTAGCTCAGTTTAGCTTCGCATAATCCGGGCGACGCGTTATCCTTGGTATTTAAATCAGACACTCTAGGCAATAAATTTCCATTTAAATTCAATATTTTATGTAAAAGAAACACTGGCTTTCAGGTTCATCTTATGTATAATGTTCAAAAGAAGCTGGTTGGAGTGTCTTCATGAAAAAGCTCACTACCCTGTTGTTGCTTGTTTTTTCTGTCAACGTCGTTGCTTCTGTAGGATTTGGCGAAGCATGTGACACGCATGCAGGCATGTCTGACTCCTATGTGCTTGCTCTCAGTTCACAGCCTGGTTTTTGTCAAACCTATGGCTATGAAGCAGGTAAGCCAGAGTGCATGCACTTGTCCAAAAACTCGTATCAAGCGAAGCATCTTACCTTACATGGCTTATGGCCTAATCAGAATGCTTGTGGGCAAAGCTATGGATTCTGCGGGGTAGAACAAAAATCCAGACATTGTGCGTATCCTCCACTGAGTTTATCACCCCAAGTATCGGAAAATTTGAAAAAACTGATGCCCAGTTACAATTATGGAAGTTGTTTGGAGCGCCATGAATGGAATAAGCATGGCAGTTGTCAAATTTTGTCTGCCGATGAGTATTTTTCTTTAGCCATGCGATTGACGGAAGCGGTCGATAATTCAGTTTTAGGACAGTATCTTACCCAACATCAAGGACAGAAAGTACCATTAACTGTTTTGCGGGAGAGGGTAGCTCAAGCCTTTGGAAAAAAGAACTCTGGCAAGGTTTATTTAGGTTGTAGAAATGGTATTTTGGTTGATATTTATATTCAATTGCCGGCTTTAATCCCCTTTAATGAAGCGTTAGAATCTCTAATCGATGAGGCTCCTAATGCCCCAGTGAACGATACTTGTCCTGCTCAAGTAATGCTTTCCGATTTTAATAAGGGATCCTGGTTTTAGTTGCTCCTGGAAACAGCAACGCCAAGGATCCCCGCCCCTCCACGAATTAGCTAATTCGTAAGCACAATAGCCAAGATGGGCGCTCAAAAAATTCTGCAGCAAGTCATCATGTATTTATGAGGCCAGTGAGGCCTAAATCAGGTAGAACACAATCTTGAGTCGGTTCTACCCTGGCTGATGGACTTATTAGCCCCATAAGTAGTCTTATCATTTGAATTTCTAGGCCAATAGTGAGTTCAAAGAGTGAAGCATCATCATTGACCTTGCACATTGCCAGAACTTGCTCTAATGTAGAGGAATTATTGAAACTAGGAATGAAATCTATGCAAAAGCGGTTTTACTTATTGATTCTAAGTGTTTTTTTATTAACCGCATGCGCGCATCATGGGCACCAAAAACAAATAACACCGCCTTTACCACAAGCGGTAAAGACGAAACAAGTCAGACCAGTTCCAGCCTTTAATCAGGTGGTTATTGAAGGACCGCTCAGTGTTAATTTGCACACGGGCTATAAACAGCCGCAAGTGATTTTATCTGGTGATGCGCGTGATCTCGCCACAGTCAAAGCAGAGGTCAAACAAAATACACTGTATTTGTCTGTAGGTAATGTGCATGGTCCAGTTTATGCCGATGTTCGAGGCCAGTTTCTTAATCGCTTAATGGCTCAAGGCGTTCCTTTAATTAGGGGAAGTCAGATACATACGAGTATCTTGGATGTCTATTTGGTAAAAACGGGGAGCGTCAGATTAGGCGGTACAATCGGTTTACGCGTCTTAGATGTCAAGGGTAAAGGCCTTGTCCAAATTGGCGGTATCGCAAGCCAAAATTTACAGATACATCTGCAGGGAGACCCAAAAGTTCAGCTTGAAGGGGTTGCCAATTTAGCCAATTTGTCCATGTATGGAAATGCATGGCTTAGTTTGTATTGGGTTAGAACGGATAACTTGATAGTTCGTGCAAAGCAGAAAGCAACGCTTCAATTAGCGGGAGCAGTCAATAGGCTTGATGTGGAACTCTGGGGTAATGCTCGATTTAAAGGACGTTATTTACGTGCACAACGTAGTTTTGTAAGAACGCATGGACATTCTGTTGCAGAAATTTCGGTGGCGAAACATCAAAGTAATTTAGCTACGGATGCGAGTGATATTTATTATTATAACCTGCCAACCACGCGAGCGGACTTTATGGCTTTTGATGGATCAGTATTGGATATGCGTGAGTGGAATCAGGCAGAGTTGAAGGATTTTACTCGTTACAATAAGCAAGTCCCTTAAAAGGGCTCTTTGACCCTCACCCGAAACGGGAGAGGTGATTTTTTCTATAGGGCGCAAAGAGAGTATCTTGCCTTTCTTCCTTGTGCCTAGTTAGAACCAAGGAGCTCATCGCAGGAGTACAGGGTTACACTGAATGAGTTCCATGACGCCCAGGATGACTGAGGGGGCGAGAAGGGGCTTCTCGCGCAAATGGTAAAAGTTAAATTTCCTTAATACCCAGCGCATTGTCCATCAAACGAAGTGAAGCGTTCTCATTCTGCCTCAAAGAAGTATGCTGATTGATGCACTGAACAATCTGATCCAAATCATTATCCAATGGTAAAACATGTGCTGAGTTAGAGAGCCAATGGATTTGGGTGTTCGCTAAAGGGGAAAACATTCGCTCTATCTCTTTTGAATCAACAACCACATCATGGGTACCTAAAAAAAGATCGATTGGACAGCTTGGTGCTACCCAATGATGGGTACGAATCAAGGTAAACAGTTCAATAAGCGCGGGAATTGGCAGCTTTCTGTAGGATATTTCGGCATATTTATCCGTTTGCAGATTCCCCGCTTGTCCTCTTAGTTCACAGAATCCAAGTTTTTTGAGCACCGCAAGAAGTTTCAAGTTCTGATTAATGTTCATACGGAGTTTTAATGCAGGTGCTAAAAGGAACATATGATTGAATGTGAATGTGGTGCTCAGCTTGCATGCGATAATACCTCCAAGTGATAATCCCAGTATGTCTACTTTTGGGTATTCCTTAAATAAGGCTTCACATTCTTGCATGGCACAATCAAGCCAATCTTCAGCTTTGGCTTGTGCAAAAGCAGCGATGCTTTCAGCATGTCCAGGCAATGCAGGACAAACTAATGCATCGTATTGATTTATTTGAGGAATCAGGTAACGATACACTGCGGGGGTGGAGGTAAACCCATGTAAAAGCAGGAGGGCTCGCTCCTTTTTGGGGCCCCGTTGATTAATTGGCTTAAGCAGTGCTAAATCTTCCTTTTTTAAATCCAGCAATTGTTTGCCATGACTCATATAACGAAAATCATTTTGCTTCATCATCATTTATTATTCCATTTCAGTGCATTTGCTTTGCAAAATAAGTGTAAATTATGAGTAAATATGGTTCATATAAAATGAATCCTGATATGCTTAAGTGTATCTGAAAATACTGATTCTGCGCTATTTATTTAGAGGCAATGTTTCTTTTGATATGCTATCTTTAATATAATAGGGGTAGATATTGTAGAGGTTAAAGACAATGAGTACTGGAAAAACTGAACCTACCGATCCAAAACCAGGAAGTCAGACCCCTGGTCAAAACGTGAGTGATACACCACCTTCTCCAAAACCACAGGTCATAGCTCCTGATGTTTCTGATGGGCCAAAGCAAACCGCTAAGAAAGACGACGACAAGCCTAAGCAAGAACCCGAAGTGCCCAAAGCTAATAAAGCGGAAGGTCAGGGAAAAGAAGCGGGTAAGGATAAAAAAGACCCTATGGTGGAGTATCTGAATGATCTCGGACAAATGGTTGACGAAATTCAGGGCGATATCAATGGTGCTTTGAAAAAAGCTGCTGGTAAGGGTTTGGATAAAGCTGCAGAATCTAAGTTGGGAAAAGCTCTAGGTGGGTTAAGTGATGCCATAGGTGCAAAGAAAGACGAACTCATCGATAAAGCAAAACAAGCAGTTTCAGATAAGGTAGACGAGAAGCTTGCAGAGTTCAATAAAACCCCAGTGGGGCAAGCAGTGGGTAAATTTACCGATGCATTGAGTTCGGCTAAGAGTACGATTACCTCGCTTCCTGACAAAGCCAACGACTCAATGGTTAAGGCCTTAGAAAAACTTACCGAGAAAGTAAATAACATTGGTAAGAAGGAAGAGCTTGGTAGTGTAGTGGAAGCTGAAAATGTAGAAGCAGATGAAAAGTTTACAGTACAAAATGAACGAGAAGATGAAATAGAGCAAAATGAAGACCTAGAAGACGAACAGCAAGAAGAGCAGCAAGATGTTGACGAAGAAAATGAGCAAATGGTTGATGAGTTTGAAGAAGAAGAAGAGAACGACACTGTAATGGAACTTAGTTCTCCATCAGATACCACTACGTCTCCTATGTCGTTCGCAAAACAATCATTGCCCGAAGATTTTGGAAGTGTTTCACCTCAATCGAGTACACCAGCTCCTTCTAAAGAGTTGACAGAAGAGCAAACTGTAACTATGGGCAATACGATGTAGCCTGAGTGAAGCGAGGGAAATCCGGGGGAAAAGCTAGAACCCCGGTTTTAGCTTACAGCTTCATCCAGTTTCAATGTTTCTCAGCCTAATAATTTGTGCGGTAAGCTTTCAATACGGCCGGCTTGAGTGACCACTACATAATTTAATTTGCGTTGCAGTTCACTGATTGTGTCCGCACCAGCATAGGTCAAGCCTGATCTTAAACCGCCAACGATATCAGCAATAATGGCATCGGGATTTTCTTTGAAAGGTACCTCAGTTGCCACACCTTCAGCGGTTTTCCATTCATGCATTTGTCCTAAGAAGTTTTCTTGGGCTTCTTTTGAGGCCATGCCACGATAACGCTTTACCTTGCTGCCGTCTGGTTTTTGAATGACCTCCCCAGGGGTTGGTGAAGTACCCGCTAGCATGCCGCCAATCATGACAAAATCAGCGCCAAAAGCTAACGCTTTGACAATATCTCCCGAGGTTCTAATGCCGCCATCAGCAACAATAGAGCGATCAGAGCGAGAACAGTCTTGAATACAGGTTAACATGGGAACACCAAAACCTGTTTTAATTCGAGTACTGCATACCGAGCCGCCGCCAATACCTGCTTTGATGATATCCGCACCGCATGAGGCAAGATAATCCGCTCCAGCGTAGGTGGCAACATTCCCTGCCATGATACACCGATCAGCAAGTATTTGACGCAAGCTTTTGAGGGTCTTCCCGACATATTTGGCATGAGCATGGGCCACATCCACACAGAAATAGTCAGCGCCTGCATCACGTAATGCCGCGGCTCTTTCTAATTCAGCGGCAGTACAACCTACTGAAACAAAAACTCGATTTTGGCACTTTTTAAACTCGGCAATGTTGTCTTCAATGCTCATAAAGCGATGTAAAGCTCCCATAGCGCCTTTAGAGCCCATGAAATTGGCCATGGCACTTTCAGTAATCGTATCCATATTGGAACTGATTACAGGCAGCTCTAAGGTTAGTTTGCCCAGTCTGTCAGTACTGGCAGTTTCCACTACTCTTCTTGATTCGTGGTGGTTGTATGAGGGAACGAGTAGAACGTCATCAAAAGTGATGGCATGATCAGTCATGGTAAATCCTTAAAGTACATACTATAAATGTTCCGCTGCATAAAATGCAAGTCTTGAACGTTCGCCACGTGTCAGACTCATATGCGCGCTATGTTCCCAGTGTTTAAAGCGATCAACGGCAAAAGTTAAACCCGAAGTTGTTTCACTCAAATAGGGGGTATCTATTTGTTTAATATCACCCAGACAAATAATCTTAGACCCAGGGCCTGCACGGGTTACTAAAGTTTTGATCTGTTTTGGAGTTAAGTTTTGCGCTTCATCGATGATGATGTATCGGTTCAAAAAAGTACGGCCACGCATAAAATTTAAGGAGCGAATTTTAATTTTGTTTTGCAATAAATCTTGAGTTGCGCCGCGCCCAAAAGTACCTCCCACTTGGGAACTGTGGAGCACTTCCAAGTTATCCATTAAAGCACCCATCCACGGGGTCATTTTTTCTTCTTCGGTACCAGGAAGGAAACCAATGTCTTCACCGACAGGAATGGTTACACGGGTCATTAAAATCTCGGTATAACGGCTTTGATCCAGGACTTGGGTTAAACCTGCTGCAATCGTGAGTAGCGTTTTTCCTGTTCCAGCAGGACCTTGTAAGCTGACAAAATCGATCTCAGGATCCATCAGCAGGTTTAAGGTGAAGTTTTGTTCACGGTTTTTCGCATGGATTCCCCATACAGAATGCTTTGTATAATCGCGGGTTAGCTGGATGACCGCATGATCATGTTCCAATTTTTTCACAATCGCTTGAAACTGATCATCTTCCGTACTGATGCAATCATTGGGGTTCCATTGATGGATTAATGGCCCCGTTACCTTATAAAAGGTTTTTCCGCTTTCTTGCCATGACTCCATATCTTTAGCATGGGAATCCCAGAAATTAGTATCAAGAATATGTAAGCCTCTGTGTAACAGATTAACGTCATCAAGCACCTGATCGCTGTAATAATCTTCAGCAAGAATCCCCAGTATCCCGGCTTTAATACGCAAGTTAATGTCTTTTGATACAATAATTACTTGCTTTTTCCCGGTGTATTTTTTTTGTAAGCCCAAAGCAGTGGCAAGAATTGTATTATCTACTTTGTGTCCAGGAAGAGTCGATGGAACAACTTGATCGAATTCATCGGTTTGAAAAAATAACTTTCCACTGCACTTTTTCTTATCTGAATGCAAATAATTAGGTATGGCTAATCCGGAGACGATTTGTTCATGGGTGGAGTTACTCATGAGTTCTACCAACATGCGGTTGGTTTGGCGAACGTTACGTGCCACTTCCGATGTACCCATTTTATGATTGTCTAGTTCTTCCAGTACCACCATTGGCAAATAGATATCATGTTCTTCAAAATGATAGATAGCGGTAGGGTCATGCATTAAAATATTGGTATCAAGTACAAACAACTTCTGACGGGTATTGCTATTATCCATAAATTCACCTTGTGATTAAAACGTGTAGCCTGGGTGAAGGCGGTGCCTAACTGCTATCAAGTTATATCCCCTCTCCCGCAAGCAGGGGAGCGGCGGGGTGAGGGCTAATATGCTTGAACTCCCAATCCCCTCATCCGCGCTTGCGGGCACCTTCCCCAGGGGGCGAAGGTTCATGTTGGTTAATCAATCCTTCACCAGGCTACACTTATTTGATTGCTTCCTTCATTCTGCTTAGGGGATGTGACCCAGTCAAGAATAAAATGGTTACTTTAACGCACTAAGTACTTCGTCTACATGACCTTTGACGCTTACTTTACGCCATTCTTTGCTTAATTTTCCCTGCGGATCGATGATGAACGTACTGCGCTCAATTCCACGCACTTGTTTTCCATACATTGATTTCATTTTAATCACATCAAACAATTGGCATAATTGTTCGTCTGGATCGCTAATGAGCTCAAAAGGAAAGTTCTGTTTGGCTTTAAAATTCTCATGCGATTTTAAGCTGTCACGCGAAATTCCAAATATCTGTGCATTTAATTTTTGGAATTGGGGGTAGGCATCACGAAAATCCTGTCCCTCTGTAGTACAACCTGGTGTTGCATCCTTAGGATAAAAATAAAGGACAACATACTGTCCTTTGTAATCGCTTAGATGTGCATTAATTCCACTCGTTGCCGAAAATGCAAAATCGGGTATCGATTCACCTATATTCATTACTCTCTCCCTGTTTTTTTCATGATGCGCGAACGGTCTCTTTCCCATTCACGGTCTTTAATGGAGTCTCGCTTATCATGCTCTTTTTTGCCCTTAGCCAAAGCTATTTTTATTTTTATATTATTTTTTTTCCAATATAAAGAAAGTGGAACAATAGTATAGCCTTGACGTTCAACACTGCCGATGAGGTGGTTCAATTCTTTTTTATTTAATAAGAGCTTGCGCGTACGTATTGGGTCAGGAATGGAATGAGTTGAGGCAGTAATCAGCGGTTGGATCTGGGCACCCAGCAAAAAGGCTTCACCGTTTTTGATAATGATATGTGCATCAGATAGATTAATTTTTCCAGCGCGCAGGCTTTTGACTTCCCAGCCCTCAAGTACAAGCCCGGCTTCGTACTGATCCTCAAGAAAATAATTGAAGCCTGCTTTGCGATTCAACACTATGGTTGAATCGGATTGTTTCTTATTTGTCATATTTATTCTTTGACGCGATCGTGTTTGTAATCCAAAGGTAATTGAGGATAGACCCGATTGAGTTGATGATCAACTGCCACGCGATTATCAAAAACAAAGCAATGTCCTTCCCAGAGCGATTCTTCTTTGGGCATTTTTTCAATATAGTTGAGAATGCCATCCTGCAAATGATAGACATTTTCAAACCCTAAATCTTTTAGGTACGCAGTGGATTTTTCGCAGCGTATCCCACCGGTGCAAAACATCGCAATTTTTTTATCTTTTTTATCGAGCAACTGGTCTTGCACATATTGTGGAAAATCACGAAAATTTTCCGTGATGGGGTTAATGGCATTTTTGAATGTGCCTAATTCAAATTCATAATCATTACGGGTATCAATCAACACCACTTCAGGATCTTGAATTAATTCGTTCCACTCTTCAGGAGTGAGATAGGTCCCTACCGTTTTCAGCGGATCAATGTTCGTAAGACCGATGGTTACAATTTCTTTGCGAAGTTTAACCTTAGACTTTTCAAAGGGATTTTCCTTATCAAAAGTTTCTTTAAATCTTAAATCAGCCAAACGCTCATCTTGACGGATAAATTGGTAAAATAGATCCATTTCAGCACGCGTCCCGGCAAAACTTCCATTGATTCCTTCAGAGGCTAATATAATCGTCCCCTTGATTTTGATTTCATGCATTTTGGCAAGCAAAGGCTCGCGCATCGCTTCGAAATTTTCTAGGGAAACAAATTTATAAAATGAAGCAATCACTATTTCGTTCATCATACTACCTGAAAAATAACCAAAAATAATCGACGAAAATTAACATTTACACAGAATTTAATCAATAGGCATCAATTCAATGCACCCTAAGTTTTGGTCCAATGTGAAGCAAAAGTTAGCTAAATGCGTTGACAAAAACTTACCAGCGATCATACTGTTATATACCTAAGCAACTTTAAAACCCTCAGTCTATGCGACTTGATTTTTTAGCCTTGGAGGGCTTAAAGATCAGTGATGAGTGGGCTCTGTTGTCAGTTTTAAGGGGTTTGGCATGGAAAAAGCAACAGATTAACTAGGTGTTTTGAAGTTCTGGGGTGTATATCAAAGCTATCTGCGTTTTCATTCTGCTGGCTTTATAAGGAGATAATATGGCACATTACATTCGGAAGTTGCGTTGGTTCTTTATCCTTGGTTTTTTTATCCCGTTCATTAGTTTTGCCGCTACTCCCATAAAAACTATGGTTGTTTTTGGCGACAGTTTGTCTGATACAGGGAATACAACCCATTTACTAAAAAGTTTACGTCAGGAAGAGGATCCTGCCTTTTTAGTAGCACCTTTCAAAGCATTTGTACTCAATAAGATGGTTGAGTTTGCTGAGGAATATTATGTGCCACAAATGGTTTTGGATTCAGGTATCGCAGTAGTTACCGATTTTTTTGATAACCAATTAGCGCCTTATATTGCCAATTTAGTCAGTAAAGTTAAATTAGTGCCTGTATTGCCAGGAAAGCCTTACTGGAATGCGCGTTTTTCTAACGGCCAGGTATGGAATGAGTATTTAGCGAAGATGCTTTCCATTTCTCCGGACGATGAAGAAGTTTATTTGAACCGTGCTTTTGGTGGAAGCTGGGCAGCTACCTATGATTATCAGCTCACCGTATGGAATTTGATTCGTCATCCATTAGGAACAATCAAAAATCTGATTGTAGGAAAATTGGTTCCACCTAGTCTTGGCTTAACGGTTCAGGCTTATTTGCTCGAACATCCAACCTTAAGTGATGAAACCGTGTTTTTTATTTTCTCAGGAAGTAATGATTACATTAATGTCTTGTTCTTTGAGGATAATTACAACACTGAAGTGATGAGCACTTATGTTGATAATGTTCTATCAGGTGCTGGTTCAGCAGTGATGAAATTAATGCAAGCAGGAGCACGACGTTTTGTGATTATGGGGCTGCCTCATATAGGGGATACACCTCGTATGGTGCAAACCACTGATCGAGAGGTTTTGAATAATGCAGTGGATATGCACAATGAGCGTCTTCAAAATCGTATGAAAGAATGGGCGAAAATTTACCCCGATTCTAATTTTCTTTACATCGATATGGGCGATTATTTGTCACGCGCTTTAAAAAACCCAGAAAATTATGGCTTTACCAATACTACAGAAGCGTGTATCGATGTGAAGTTTCCAATGTATGATGCAT
Encoded here:
- a CDS encoding ribonuclease T2 family protein; amino-acid sequence: MKKLTTLLLLVFSVNVVASVGFGEACDTHAGMSDSYVLALSSQPGFCQTYGYEAGKPECMHLSKNSYQAKHLTLHGLWPNQNACGQSYGFCGVEQKSRHCAYPPLSLSPQVSENLKKLMPSYNYGSCLERHEWNKHGSCQILSADEYFSLAMRLTEAVDNSVLGQYLTQHQGQKVPLTVLRERVAQAFGKKNSGKVYLGCRNGILVDIYIQLPALIPFNEALESLIDEAPNAPVNDTCPAQVMLSDFNKGSWF
- a CDS encoding GIN domain-containing protein; this translates as MQKRFYLLILSVFLLTACAHHGHQKQITPPLPQAVKTKQVRPVPAFNQVVIEGPLSVNLHTGYKQPQVILSGDARDLATVKAEVKQNTLYLSVGNVHGPVYADVRGQFLNRLMAQGVPLIRGSQIHTSILDVYLVKTGSVRLGGTIGLRVLDVKGKGLVQIGGIASQNLQIHLQGDPKVQLEGVANLANLSMYGNAWLSLYWVRTDNLIVRAKQKATLQLAGAVNRLDVELWGNARFKGRYLRAQRSFVRTHGHSVAEISVAKHQSNLATDASDIYYYNLPTTRADFMAFDGSVLDMREWNQAELKDFTRYNKQVP
- a CDS encoding alpha/beta hydrolase, which translates into the protein MKQNDFRYMSHGKQLLDLKKEDLALLKPINQRGPKKERALLLLHGFTSTPAVYRYLIPQINQYDALVCPALPGHAESIAAFAQAKAEDWLDCAMQECEALFKEYPKVDILGLSLGGIIACKLSTTFTFNHMFLLAPALKLRMNINQNLKLLAVLKKLGFCELRGQAGNLQTDKYAEISYRKLPIPALIELFTLIRTHHWVAPSCPIDLFLGTHDVVVDSKEIERMFSPLANTQIHWLSNSAHVLPLDNDLDQIVQCINQHTSLRQNENASLRLMDNALGIKEI
- a CDS encoding guanosine monophosphate reductase translates to MTDHAITFDDVLLVPSYNHHESRRVVETASTDRLGKLTLELPVISSNMDTITESAMANFMGSKGAMGALHRFMSIEDNIAEFKKCQNRVFVSVGCTAAELERAAALRDAGADYFCVDVAHAHAKYVGKTLKSLRQILADRCIMAGNVATYAGADYLASCGADIIKAGIGGGSVCSTRIKTGFGVPMLTCIQDCSRSDRSIVADGGIRTSGDIVKALAFGADFVMIGGMLAGTSPTPGEVIQKPDGSKVKRYRGMASKEAQENFLGQMHEWKTAEGVATEVPFKENPDAIIADIVGGLRSGLTYAGADTISELQRKLNYVVVTQAGRIESLPHKLLG
- a CDS encoding PhoH family protein — protein: MDNSNTRQKLFVLDTNILMHDPTAIYHFEEHDIYLPMVVLEELDNHKMGTSEVARNVRQTNRMLVELMSNSTHEQIVSGLAIPNYLHSDKKKCSGKLFFQTDEFDQVVPSTLPGHKVDNTILATALGLQKKYTGKKQVIIVSKDINLRIKAGILGILAEDYYSDQVLDDVNLLHRGLHILDTNFWDSHAKDMESWQESGKTFYKVTGPLIHQWNPNDCISTEDDQFQAIVKKLEHDHAVIQLTRDYTKHSVWGIHAKNREQNFTLNLLMDPEIDFVSLQGPAGTGKTLLTIAAGLTQVLDQSRYTEILMTRVTIPVGEDIGFLPGTEEEKMTPWMGALMDNLEVLHSSQVGGTFGRGATQDLLQNKIKIRSLNFMRGRTFLNRYIIIDEAQNLTPKQIKTLVTRAGPGSKIICLGDIKQIDTPYLSETTSGLTFAVDRFKHWEHSAHMSLTRGERSRLAFYAAEHL
- a CDS encoding peroxiredoxin, with the translated sequence MNIGESIPDFAFSATSGINAHLSDYKGQYVVLYFYPKDATPGCTTEGQDFRDAYPQFQKLNAQIFGISRDSLKSHENFKAKQNFPFELISDPDEQLCQLFDVIKMKSMYGKQVRGIERSTFIIDPQGKLSKEWRKVSVKGHVDEVLSALK
- the smpB gene encoding SsrA-binding protein SmpB yields the protein MTNKKQSDSTIVLNRKAGFNYFLEDQYEAGLVLEGWEVKSLRAGKINLSDAHIIIKNGEAFLLGAQIQPLITASTHSIPDPIRTRKLLLNKKELNHLIGSVERQGYTIVPLSLYWKKNNIKIKIALAKGKKEHDKRDSIKDREWERDRSRIMKKTGRE
- a CDS encoding rhodanese-related sulfurtransferase, with the protein product MNEIVIASFYKFVSLENFEAMREPLLAKMHEIKIKGTIILASEGINGSFAGTRAEMDLFYQFIRQDERLADLRFKETFDKENPFEKSKVKLRKEIVTIGLTNIDPLKTVGTYLTPEEWNELIQDPEVVLIDTRNDYEFELGTFKNAINPITENFRDFPQYVQDQLLDKKDKKIAMFCTGGIRCEKSTAYLKDLGFENVYHLQDGILNYIEKMPKEESLWEGHCFVFDNRVAVDHQLNRVYPQLPLDYKHDRVKE
- the plaC gene encoding lysophospholipase/glycerophospholipid:cholesterol acyltransferase PlaC, whose translation is MAHYIRKLRWFFILGFFIPFISFAATPIKTMVVFGDSLSDTGNTTHLLKSLRQEEDPAFLVAPFKAFVLNKMVEFAEEYYVPQMVLDSGIAVVTDFFDNQLAPYIANLVSKVKLVPVLPGKPYWNARFSNGQVWNEYLAKMLSISPDDEEVYLNRAFGGSWAATYDYQLTVWNLIRHPLGTIKNLIVGKLVPPSLGLTVQAYLLEHPTLSDETVFFIFSGSNDYINVLFFEDNYNTEVMSTYVDNVLSGAGSAVMKLMQAGARRFVIMGLPHIGDTPRMVQTTDREVLNNAVDMHNERLQNRMKEWAKIYPDSNFLYIDMGDYLSRALKNPENYGFTNTTEACIDVKFPMYDAFRNSPFANNYVLRYAQVLQYRDASFAAGDKNYHVCDTPDSYLFWDEIHPSTRAHGLLAFEVCKAMKYHGYDVTCENPIE